A genomic window from Klebsiella quasipneumoniae subsp. quasipneumoniae includes:
- a CDS encoding HAAAP family serine/threonine permease, with amino-acid sequence METTQTSTIVSGETRSGWRKTDTMWMLGLYGTAIGAGVLFLPINAGVGGMIPLIIMAILAFPMTFFAHRGMTRFVLSGKNPGEDITEVVEEHFGVGAGKLITLLYFFAIYPILLVYSVAITNTVESFMAHQLHMTPPPRAILSLILIVGMMTIVRFGEQMIVKAMSILVFPFVIALMILALYLIPQWNGAALETLSLSGASVTGNGLLMTLWLAIPVMVFSFNHSPIISSFAVAKREEYGEGAEKKCSSILARAHIMMVLTVMFFVFSCVLSLSPADLAAAKEQNISILSYLANHFNAPIIAWMAPIIAMIAITKSFLGHYLGAREGFNGMVIKSLRGKGKSIEINKLNKLTALFMLVTTWIVATLNPSILGMIETLGGPIIAMILFLMPMYAIQKVPAMRKYSGHVSNVFVVIMGLIAISAIFYSLFS; translated from the coding sequence ATGGAAACCACTCAAACCAGCACCATCGTTTCGGGCGAAACCCGCAGCGGATGGCGTAAAACCGACACCATGTGGATGCTGGGCCTGTACGGTACAGCGATCGGCGCGGGCGTCTTGTTCCTGCCGATCAACGCCGGCGTCGGCGGCATGATCCCCCTGATTATCATGGCGATTCTGGCCTTCCCGATGACCTTCTTCGCCCACCGCGGTATGACCCGCTTCGTGCTCTCCGGCAAAAACCCGGGCGAAGACATCACTGAAGTGGTTGAAGAACACTTCGGCGTAGGCGCAGGTAAGCTGATTACCCTGCTCTACTTCTTCGCTATCTACCCAATCCTGTTGGTCTACAGCGTGGCGATCACCAATACCGTCGAAAGCTTCATGGCGCACCAGCTGCACATGACGCCGCCGCCGCGTGCGATTCTGTCGCTGATCCTGATCGTCGGTATGATGACCATCGTGCGTTTCGGCGAGCAGATGATCGTGAAAGCGATGAGCATTCTGGTGTTTCCGTTCGTAATCGCCCTGATGATTCTGGCGCTGTACCTGATCCCGCAGTGGAACGGCGCGGCGCTGGAGACCCTCTCCCTGAGCGGCGCCTCCGTCACCGGCAACGGCCTGCTGATGACCCTGTGGCTGGCGATCCCGGTCATGGTCTTCTCTTTCAACCACTCGCCGATCATCTCCTCCTTCGCGGTTGCCAAGCGTGAAGAGTACGGCGAAGGCGCCGAGAAAAAATGCTCCAGCATCCTGGCTCGCGCCCATATCATGATGGTGCTGACCGTGATGTTCTTCGTCTTCAGCTGCGTCCTGAGCCTCTCTCCGGCAGACCTGGCGGCGGCGAAAGAGCAGAACATCTCGATTCTGTCTTACCTGGCGAACCACTTTAACGCGCCAATCATTGCCTGGATGGCGCCGATCATCGCGATGATCGCCATCACCAAATCCTTCCTCGGCCACTACCTGGGCGCCCGCGAAGGCTTTAACGGCATGGTGATTAAGTCCCTGCGCGGTAAAGGCAAATCTATCGAAATCAACAAACTGAACAAGCTGACCGCGCTGTTCATGCTGGTGACCACCTGGATTGTCGCGACGCTGAACCCGAGCATCCTCGGCATGATCGAGACCCTTGGCGGCCCGATTATCGCGATGATCCTGTTCCTGATGCCGATGTACGCGATTCAGAAAGTGCCGGCGATGCGTAAATACAGCGGCCACGTCAGCAACGTCTTCGTGGTGATTATGGGTCTGATTGCCATCTCCGCGATCTTCTACTCGCTGTTCAGCTAA